The Desulfovibrio sp. Fe33 genome contains the following window.
GGCCGAGCGGGTCGAAGGCATCGCCATCGCCGCCCGCCAGCAGTCCGTCGCCACCGAGCAGATCAGCGGCGCGGTGCTGGAGGTGAGCAGGCTGGCTTCCGGCACCGCCGAGGCCGTGCAGGATTCGGCCTCCGTCATTGCGAAATTGGCGTCCCTGGCCGAAACCATACAGGCGATCATCGGGCATCTGGGCGTTGAAAATCGAAACACCGGGAATGAGCCTGCCCAAGCGGTGAGCCGTTAAGCAGGGAACCCGCCTCTGCCGAAGCAGGGGCGGGTTCCTTTTTCTTTCTATAGCAGCTTCAGCCGCCAGTTGAATTCGCTGGTGCGGTTGGGGCGCGGGACGTTGCGCGGCCATGGTTCGAGCATGGTCACGAAGGTCTTGAAGCCGAGCTTCTCAAGGGTACGGGTTTCCTTGGTCAGGTCCAGTTCCCAGCCGGGGAAGATCCAGTTGTTCTGCCCGTATTTGCGGACGAAGGCGACTTCGTGCATGGGCGATTTGACGGCTTCGTCAAAGGGCACCGTGTCCGCCAGGAAGCGGGAGATGCCGAAGGGCCACATGCCTTTGACGACAAAGCCGAGCGGCAGGGGCGGGTTCTGGGCGAGCGCCTGGAGATCCTCAAGGGGAAGCTCCGGGCTGATGATGGCCCCGGAGAACCCGAGGTCGCGCAGGACGTCCAGGGCGAACTTGTTGGCGATGTTGCAGAACGGCCCGGCGATGATGGTGACGTTCTTGCGGTCTTCGAAATAGGCCGCCTGCCAGGGGGCGTTCAGTACGAACTCCCGCACGCCTTTGCGCACGGCCTCCTTGATGACGGAACGGTATTTCTTGTCCTCGTCGGGCCAGATGACCGGAGGCAGCCACCATTGCGCGCGGCTGGCGATTTTGGACGGCACCTTGCCGACGATGGAGCGTTCGAGCCAGTAGGCGGCGCGGTCCCATATCTTGCCCTTGGACGGCTGACGATACAGGGTCACGGCTTCGGACCGCGTCCTGGTCCGGCTGCGCGGGGCGGCCTTGGGCCAAGTCGGCGTGAAGGTGGATTCCTTGGGCTCCGGCGCCGGGAAGAAATCGAGTTCCTTCTCCAGTTCCTTTATCCGCTTCATGAGTTCCGGTTCGCGTCGGTCCACCAGAAAGACTTTGGTTCCAGTCGGCAGGGCTGGGCCGGTGTGCTGCTTGGAAAAGGGAATGTCCATGCGTCCGCGTTTGGGTACGCGGCGGCGGATGGGAATGGTCCTGTGGCCGGGCTGGTCCTCATAGCCCACGCGTACGAGATCGCCCGTCTCAAGCTGCTCGCGCGGCTCGAAAAAGAGTTTTTTCTGATCGCGCTTGATTTCGCCGATAAGCCGTCCGGAGCTGGTTTCCTCCTTGGGCTGGACGGGCTGGAACGGACGCTGGGGGAGGAACAGGGCGTGGCTGGATGGCCTGCCCAGGGCCTGGTCGAGCAGCTCCATGGCCGTCTTCTTGGCCTGGCCGTCCTGGGGATTGTCCCGCAGCATCTGGTATGCCTTGACCGTGTAGTAGACGTAGTGCGGCCCCTTTTTGCGGCCTTCGATTTTCCAGGCGGTCACGCGGTTCATGGAGAGCAGCGGCTTGGTCAGGACGTCCAGGGAGAGGTCCGAGCAGGAAAAGAGCCGTTCGGGCTTGTCCTTGCCCTGCGTGTACAGGCGGCGGCAGGGTTGCACGCAACGGCCGCGCAGGCCCGATTTGCCGCCCAGGTAGCTGGACCAGTAGCAGCGGCCCGACACGCAGTGGCACAATGCGCCGTGAACGAAAATTTCCAGGTCAAGGTCTTTGGGGCACGCCTCGGCCATGAGCTTGACCTCGTCCAGGTTCAGCTCGCGGGGAAGCACCACGCGGTTCGCGCCCAATTTCTTGGCTATCTCCAGCCCTGCCGGGTGGGTGACGTTGGCCAGGGTGGACAGGTGCAGCTCGCCGGTGAAACCGGCCTGGCGGGCCAGGGTGAGCATGGCCAGATCCTGGACGATCAGGGCGAAGGGCTTGACGTTTTTTTGCAGCCGATCGATGAGGCGTCCTGCTGATTCCACATCCTGGGGCTTGACCAGGGTGTTCATGGCAACGTAGGTCTTGGTTCCGCGATCGCGGCCCAGGCTTGCCAGCCTCGCCAGCTCGCTGATAGAGAAGTTCTGGGCCTGCATACGGGCCGAGAAGTGTTTCAAACCCACGTAGACCGCGTCCGCCCCGGCTGCGACGGCCGCCAGAAAGGCGTTTCCGTCCCCGGCGGGGGCCATTATTTCTGGAATATGTTTATTGCTCATAAGGTATCTGTATGTCCTTGAGGAATTGCCGCACTGTCAAGGTATTGAATGTTTCCCCGATCGGTCAATCAAAAACGGCCGGCGAGTTCTTCGAGTTGACGCTCGAACGTCCGGACTGGGGCGGATGGAAACCCGGCCAGTTCGTCATGATCCGGCCGACAGCCTGGGATCTCGACATGGTCTGGGGCAGGCCTTTTTCCATCTGCTCCGGGGACGATGCGTCCGTGACCCTGTTCATTCAGGCCGTCGGACGGGGAACTCGGCGCATCGCGGCGCTTGAACCCGGCGACAAGGTGTCCATGTGGGGACCGCTCGGCAACTCTTTTGCCGTCGAGCCGGACACGCCGACCCTGTTGCTTGCCGGGGGCATCGGCATCGCACCTTTTCGCGGATATGTCGAGCAACATCCGCACCCCGAGAATCTGTCCCTCTTTCTGGCGCATCGGCTGCCGCTCGATTGCTACCCCTTTGAGCTGATGTCCCGGACCGTTCCCAGCCGCTGTATGCTGGAAGCCAAACCCTCGGACCTGGACTGCATAATCGAGACCATGCGCGGCCTGATCGAGGAGTTTGCCGGGAAAGGCGGGCTGGTCCTGTCCTGCGGTCCGACGCCGTTCATGCGCACGGTGCAGCGGTTCGCCAAGGAGTACGGGGCCAGGGCGCAGGTGTCGCTGGAAAACCGCATGGCCTGCGGCGTGGGCGCGTGCCTGGGGTGCGTGATCAAGGACGGCGAAGGCCATCATGTTCAGGTATGCACGCGCGGCCCGGTGTTTTGGGCCGACCAGGTGGAGATTTAGGAGGCCGCCATGGATATGCAAGTCAATTTCGGCGGTCTTTCTCTCAAGAATCCGGTCATGACCGCATCCGGAACCTTCGGCTTCGGCCTTGAATTCGCGCCCTACGGCGATCTTACCCGCCTCGGCGGCATTGTCGCCAAGGGGCTGTCGCTCAAGCCGCGCGAGGGCAATCCCATGCCGCGCATCGCAGAGACGCCGTGCGGTATGCTCAACGCCATCGGCATCCAGAATCCCGGCGTCGAGCACTTCGTCACCAAGGCCCTGCCCATGCTTCCCTGGAAGGATGTGGCCGTGATCGCCAACCTGTATGCCTGCGACGCCACGGAGTTCGGCGAATTGGCGGGGGTGCTGGCCGGCGAGGAGGGCGTGGCCGCGCTGGAGGTCAACGTCTCCTGCCCCAACGTGAAAGAGGGCGGCATCGCCTTTGGCCAGGACCCTGTCCAGATCGGCAGAGTTACCGAGGCGGTCAAGAAGAAGGCGGGCGACAAGCACGTTATGGTCAAGCTTTCGCCCAATGTCACCGACATCGCGGTCTGCGCAAGGGCTGCGGCCGAGGGCGGAGCGGACTCCCTGTCGCTTATCAATACCCTCTCCGGGATGGCCGTGGATATTCGGAACAGGAAGCCGCGCATCGCCAACGTCATCGCCGGGCTGTCCGGCCCCGCCATCAAGCCCGTTGCCTTGCGTTGCGTACACCAGGTCGTACATGCCGTTGATATTCCGGTGGTCGGCATCGGCGGCATCGCCTCGGCCGAGGACGCCCTGGAGTTCATCCTGGTGGGCGCTCAGGCCGTGCAGGTGGGAACCGCCAATTTCCTGCGCCCGGATTTTGCCTTCGGCCTGGCCGACGAGATGGAATCCCTGCTCTCGGAGCTCGGCGCGGCGAGTTTGGACGAGTTTCGCGGTAGTCTGCAACTGCCGATTTAAAAAGGTTAAATTTTTTACTTGCCAAGCTCCGTCAGATTAGTTAGTTACTGCCTCTCGACGCGGAGAGGTGTCCGAGTCCGGCTTAAGGAGCACGCCTGGAAAGCGTGTGCTGGGGAAACTCAGCCGGAGGTTCAAATCCTCTCCTCTCCGCCACTTAGAGAATATGCCCCCTGAATTTTCAGGGGGTTTTTCTTTTGTAGCCCGCTACATCCCCATTTTCATCCATGCGGTAGTCAAAGTAGCCTCAAAACATGAGGCGAGGACGGCTGCCCGTGCATAAATTTTCAACTCCAAGTTTTTTTGCGGCAGGGTTCCATTTGGCATTTCCGCATGGGAGTACCTAAGGACCTGCGCTCTGTTTATGGGAAAATTGAAATCCGTTGTTCGCTGAATGGCCTGCACCCAAAAAATGGCCCATATCGAATGTTGGTAGTATGGGCCGTGAAGGAGGCAGGGCACTGCAAGGAGGGAGGGTCATCTTTTGAGGCAGGATATAATACTGTTGGTTCGCAGTGGAGCGTGTGGTACGGTTTGATTCCATCCTGTCCGTATTTCGATCGGCGGGGTGAAAACGGTCCTGGGGGACGCCGATGGGGCGGAAATTGTTTTGTTGTTTGTTGGCGTATTGCGTTTGGACGCTTGCCGCGGCTTGTCCGGCGCAGGCGGAGGAGTCCATTCGTTGCGGCATGGCCCGGGAGCATCCGCCCTACCAGTTCCTGGACGGCGAAGGGGAGCCATGGGGGCTGGATGTGGAGGTGGCCCGGCTTGTCTTTTCCAGACTTGGGCGAGAGGTCGCCTTTGTTGCCGGGGATTGGGGCGACACCTTGGCCGGTTTGCGTCTTGGGAAAATGGACTGCGTGACCGGCGTTGAGATTTATCGAAATCATGGGCGCGGCAACTTCAGCTTCACCTCGCCTTACTACAATAGAAAAGCCGTTATTTTCGTCCATCAGGGCGACCCCGATATTTTCGAGGCCGCCGATCTCGTATCCAAGGTGGTCGCCGGGGACCGGTCCTCCTATGTCGAGCAATACCTGTATCTCCGGGGGTTGCTCAAGTCCATCCGCATAGTCAAGACCAAGGGCATCGACCAGTCCATGCAATTGCTTGCCGAGGGCAGAGTGGTGGCGGTCATTGCGCCCATGGCCGTCGGGTTGCTTCTGGCCGAGCGGCATGGCGTTTCCGTCAGGATCATGGACGTGGGCGACCCGGGGTCGCCCGTGGGTTTTGCCGTGGAAAAAGGCGATGAGGACTTGCGTCTACGGTTGGAGGAGGCTCTTGAGGCGTTGAAGCGCGAGGGGGCGTTGAAGTCGGTGTTGGCCCGCTGGGGGGCGCTGAGTTCGTCGTCGTCCCGTCGTCTGCCAGCCCCCTGCCTGGCTGGCCCTGTCTCTGGGCCTGCCGATTGATGGGAGTCCCCTTGTTCCGTTCTGTGGGGTCGCCTTTCGTTTCCCCGGTCCGTCCACAAAGCGTCGGGTATCATTTTTTGCTGTATTGGCCCGAATTGCGTGTAACTATAATCGACTGTCGTCAATTGCCGGGGTATGTATCTTGTGCCTGGGGATGTCGGCGAATGTGTCGATAGGTTCCCTTTTGGCCGGTTGACATATAAGGTGGCGTGTAAAGAGGCTGAGCCCGGTTCTCGAATAATCCCGGGAGAAAAGGTACGAGAATGCCGTTGCTGCATAAGAGTCGGAGCAGACGCTCCCTGGTGCAACACCTGACCGCGAGCCTGGTCGCCGTGGTGGTGCTCTCGTCCTTCGCCGTTTCGTCCATCATCTTCCTGCTTCTTTACGAGAAGTCCGAGGCGCAGTTCAGACAGCGCGCCGACGAGGCCCTGACGCATCTGTCCAACAGCCTGGAATCCTACCTCTGGCATATGGAGGAGGAGTCCGTTGTCAATCTTTGCAACACCTTCGCCAATCTGGACATAGTGGTTTTCATCGAGGTCCGCGACCACCGCGGCAACGATATCTATCAGTATGGCGAGATCTCCGAGGGGCAGACCATCATCAAGGAAAAGCGGGTCAGTTACGACAATGTCGAGGTCGGCCTGGTCCGGCTGGGGCTGACCCCGGCCATTTTCCGCGAAAAGGTCTACGAGACCACCTGGATAAGCCTTCTGTCCCTGCTTTCCGTCGTCATTGTTCTCGGCCTGTCCACAAGGATCGTCCTGAACCGCAATCTCCGGGTGCCTTTGGGGCGGCTCATGCAGCGCATTGAAGGGCTTTCGGCCGGTCAGTACACGGAGGACCCGGACGCGGAGGAGGGATTTCAGGAAATTCAGCTCATTCTTTCCAAGTTCAATGAGATGAGCACGCAAATCCAATCGCGGGAGACGGAACTGCGGGAAAGCGAAGAGAAGTATCGCCGCCTGTTCGAGACGAGTATCGAAGGCATCGTCATGATTGACGTGAATCAGCGGATTTTTCAGGTCAACCGGGTTTTCTCCGATATGTTGGGGTATTCGGAAGAGGAACTGGTGGGCAAGGACGTGGTGACCTTCATTCCTCCCGAGGAGCTGAACGCTCACGAAAAGGCGATTGAGAAGGGACGGGCGGGGGAGGCGTCCCAGTACGAGCGGCGGTTCGTCCGCAAGGACGGTTCGGAAGTCTGGACACTCATTTCCGCCAGCCCGCAGCTTGATGCCGAAGGACGGTTCAGCGGCGTGTTTTCCATGATTACGGACATCACTCCGGTGCGCATTGCCCAGGCGAATCTCAAGATCGCCTATGACGAACTGGAGAAGCGGGTTGTGGAGCGCACAGACGAGCTGAACAAGACCAACCGGCTGCTCACCTCCGAAATCTACATCCGCAAGCAGACCGAAAAGGAAATCATCAAGGCCAAGGAGGCTGCGGAGACGGCCACCCAGGCCAAGAGCGAGTTCCTGGCCAACATGAGTCACGAGATACGCACGCCGATGAACGCCATCATCGGCATGACCCATCTCATCAAAATGACCGATCTTTCGGCCGCCCAGCGGGATTACTTGAACAAGATAGACATTTCGGCCAAGTCCTTGCTCGGCATCATCAACGACGTGCTCGACCTGTCCAAGATCGAGGCGGGGATGCTGATGGTGGAGTCCGTGGGGTTCAAGCTTGAGCAGGTGCTTGAGCAGTTGACCTCAATCGTTTCGCCGAGGGCCAACGAAAAGAAGCTCGAATTTCTCCTCAACGTGGACCGCGACGTGCCGCCCTCCATCAAGGGCGACCCCATGCGATTGGCCCAGATTCTCATCAACCTCTGCAACAACGCCGTGAAGTTCACGGACGAAGGGGCGGTGGTTGTGGGCATCTCCACCGTGGAAAAGGAAGCGGACCAGGCCCGGTTGCGTTTCACGGTCAGGGACGACGGCATCGGCATCAAGCCGGAGCAGATTCAGGATCTGTTCCAGCCGTTCACCCAGGCCGACGCGTCCACCACCCGGAAATACGGGGGCACGGGCTTGGGATTGAGCCTTTGCAACCAGTTGGTCGAACTCATGGGCGGTCAGATCGGGGTCGAGAGCGACTTCGGCAAGGGCAGCCTTTTCTGGTTCGAGGTCAATTTCCCCATCTTCCGCGAGGATGCGGTGAGCGTGACATTGCCGCAGGAGTTGCAGGGGAAGCCCGCTCTGGTAGTGGACGACAACCCCACCTCCCGGCTCATTCTCAAGGGGATGCTCGAATACATGGGGCTTTCCGTGACCACGGCCCGATCGGGCCGCGAGGCGCTCGACATCCTGCGAGGACACGAGGAGGAGGGCGGCTTCAGCCTGCTCGTGGTGGACTGGCGAATGCCCGAAATGGACGGGCTGGCGACCGCGGAGGCTGTTCTCGGAGACGATGCCATCAAGACCAAGCCGCCCATGTTCATGGTTTCGGCCTACGGCAACGCTTCGCTGGTCAAGCGCACCAATGAACTGGGCTTCCGTGGCCTGCTGTTCAAGCCCGTCAACCAATCCTTCCTGTTCAACCTGGTGGTGGAGACGCTGGGCAAGGGCATGGTCACGTTGAACGAATCCCCACGGCCGGAACGGTCGCTGGATCAACTCTCCGGCAAGCGGATACTGCTTGTGGAGGACAACGAGATCAACCGTCAGGTGGCCCAGGAGATTCTGGCGTCGGTCGGGGTGGATGTCCTTGAAGCCCTTAACGGCGAAATGGCGCTGGAATCGCTTGGTGAAAACGACGTCGACCTGGTGCTCATGGACATTCAGATGCCGGTCATGGACGGGCACGAGGCAACCCGGCGCATTCGCGCCCAGGAACGATTCAAGAATTTGCCGATCATCGCCATGACCGCCCACGCCATGCTTGCCGACATCGAGAAAAGCCGGGAAGTGGGCATGAACGATCATATCGCCAAACCCTTCGACCCGGAGGATTTGTTCGCGGTTCTGACCAAGTGGCTGGCCGGCGGCGATGTGACGGCAGCGGCCCCGAGGAGCAAGGGCGGTGTCCGTTCCGTCGTGGACAAGTCGGCCGTTCCCGCGATCATGAAGGGCATCGACGTGCAGCTCGGCCTCAGGCGGGCCAGGGGCAACGAGAAGCTCTATCGGACCTTGCTCCTTTTGCTCGACGAGAAGTACGCCGATGCGGCGGTGCTGATCGGGGAGCATTTGTCCGCGGGGCGTCGCTCCGAGGCCGTGGCCCTGGCTCATGCGGTCAAGGGAACGTCCGGGATGCTCGGCGCCATGGCGTTGTTCGAGGCTGCGGGCGTTTTGGAAAAGGCTGTAGGGCAGGAAGGGATGGACTTCGTCGAACCGTTGGCCGCGTTCACTATCAAGCTGTCCGAGGTGATCGGCAGCATCGGCGCGTTGAGGGCGGCCCAGCCGGAGGAATCCGAGTTCCCACAGGCAGGGGAGGTCGCCTCGCAGGCGGAGCTTCTGAGCAGCCTCGATGGCCTTCGGTCCCCCCTTTCCCAGGGCGCGCCGGTGGAGTGCAGAGAGCGGAGCAAGGCGGTAAAGGGGCTGGTCTGGCCCGTTCGTCTTCAGGGAGAAGCCGCCCAGTTGCTCAAGCTCATCGCCGAGTACGATTTCAAGAAGGCGCTGTCGCTTCTGCAGGAGATCGAGGCGGAACTCCGCAGAAATACGGAGAACGGCTGATTCCGCAAATGAAAAAGGCGCGTTCATGGCTGAACGCGCCTTTGAGTGGAAACCGGACACCCGGCAGCAATCGATACCGCTGCTTCCTCTCGGACCTGACGGAGTTTTCAACGCAACCGCCGTCCGGCTTCCCTCTGTTCGGGAATCGTTTTCCTACAGCGTTCCAGACCGTTCGTCAACACTTCCCTTGCCCGGATATTCAAGGATGCTTTCGGAGCATGTCGGGTTTTGATCGATTTGTCGCGGCGCCGGAAGAGGAATGGGCCTTTCGCCGCCCATGTTCCGGCGCGGAGGCGGCGCTCCTGGCTCAAGCCGGACCGTTTTTTTGGCTCCGGCGTTGACAAGAAGTTATATTTGGGCCACCCCACGGGCATGAAAATCGACTCCATACCTCATTTTATCGAAAAAAAATTTTTGCTTATCGCCGTCGTCATGTCCGCCGTGGCCCTGGCGCATCCCCCTGTATTCACCTGGGTGAAGCCGCACATTCCCTTGGGGTTGGGCGTAATCATGTTCGGCATGGGGCTGACCCTGGAATTCGGGGATTTCGCCGAAATCCTGCGGAAGTGGCCCCTGGTGGGCCTGGGCATGGCCCTGCAATACCTCATTATGCCTGTTCTTGCCGTCGTCATTTCCCGGGTTCTCGGTCTTCCTCCGGAAATCGCCGTGGGCATGATCGTGGTCGGAGCCTGCCCGGGCGGCACCGCGTCCAACGTAATCACCTATCTGGCAAAGGGCAACGTGCCCCTTTCGGTGACCATGACCCTGGCTTCAACCTGCATTGCTCCGCTATTGACTCCGGCCATCATTTATATGCTGCTTGAGCGGCAGGTGGAGATCGAATTCTGGGCCATGGTGCAATCCGTATTCTGGATAGTTGTCTTCCCGCTTATCGACGGGCTCATTCTGCGCCGTTTCTTTCGGCATCAGCTTGAGCCGTTCCTGCGCTGGTTTCCGTCTCTGTCCATTATCGTCATCGCGCTGCTTATCGCCTGCATCATAGGCTTGAACCAAACGACCCTTCTCGCGCTGCCGTTCATGGCCCTGCTGGCCGTTGTCCTGCATAATGCCCTTGGGCTGGCGGCCGGGTACGGCCTGGCCCGGGCCGCCAGGTGCTCCCGGCGCGATGCCCGGACGCTGGCCATAGAAGTCGGGATGCAGAACTCGGGCCTGGGCGTGGCCCTGGCTGTGAAGCACTTTGGAGCAGCCTCGGCGCTGCCCGGCGCGCTCTTCAGCCTGTGGCACAACATCACCGGCGTGGCCCTTGCCCGCCGCTGGCGCAATCGGGTGGATTGAGCCGCGAACTCGGAGGTTTTTGCAAGTATTAAATCCTCATTCTTGCTTGACTTGTGTTACCAATTTGATATTAGTAGCATCAAAAGATCAAGGGTCTGGATTTATTCTGCAATAATCATTGAGGAGTGTGTGATGAAGAAATTGACTTTCGCTCTGGCGGTCTTTTGCGTCGCGTTGTTTGCCGGCCAGGCTTCGGCCCATTTCGGCATGTTGATTCCGGACACGGATGAACTGAGTCAGGACAAGCGGACCGTAGAGCTCACCCTGTCCTTTTCCCATCCCTTCGAGGGACAGGGGATGGAATTGGAAAAGCCCGCCGCCTTTTTCGTGGCCGTGAACAATGAACAGAAGGTGGACCTGCTGTCTTCGTTGACCAAAACCGAAGTCATGGGGCACACCGCCTGGAAGACCTCCTTCACGCCCAAGGCACCGGGGATGTATACCTTCGTTTTTGACCCGGTCCCGTATAAGGAAGATGCCGAGAATAACTACATTCGGCATATCACCAAGGTTGTGATCGACGCCTACGGCGAGGGCGAGGAGTGGAACACTCCGCTTGGCCTGGACACCGAGATCGTGCCTCTGACGAGGCCCTTCGGCAATTATGCGGGCAACGTCTTCCAGGGCGTGGTCATGCTCGACGGCAAGCCCGCTCCGTACACCCGTGTGGAAGTGGAGTATTACAACAAGGACGGCAAGCGGCAGGCTCCCAACGAACGCATGGTCACGCAGGAAGTGCTCGCCGATGGCCAGGGCGTCTTCACGTTCGTATGTCCGTGGAAGGGATGGTGGGGATTCGCCGGCCTGAACACCGCCGAGCAGCCTTATGAAGGCCGCGAGCTCGAAATGGGCGCGGTCATTTGGGTCAACATGCAGTAGTCCGTTTCGTCCGGCAGGCTCTCAACGTCGTCAAACGGCGTCAGGGCCTGTCGGACGTTTTTTCCGTCATCCTGCCCAGTATGGGGGTGACGAATTCATCGGGCAACGCCCCGCACGCCGCGCCGAGGAAGGCTCCGGCTATGGAGCCTATGACCAGGTTGGCTCCGTCCGCGCTTGCCGCGACCTGAAACAGGGCGCCCGCGAAGGAACCCAAAAATCCGCCCAGCATCCAGCCGTCATTGTTTACCCCCCGGTAGGGCTTGAGGCCCCGCCAGGCGCGGAAACAATCTTTCAGGAAAAAACCGGTGAACCCGCCGAGGAACGCCCCGAGCAGCGTCAGCAACATGCCGGGGAATGCCGTGTGCAGGGTGAACCCGTATCGGATCGAGCCTTCGATAATCCCGGCCAGTCCTCCTACGGCCAACAGTCCGTGGAAGCTTTTTTCCTTGGCGTCCAGCCTGGGTATGAAACGTTTCATGCGACCTCCAGCGCCGGTAAATTGTGCCGCATCCCGCCGCTTGCCTCTGTTTTGTGCCAGAATCGTGCCGTGTCTCAGCCCCTTGTTTTACCCTTTGGGAAAATAAGTTAAACAGTTGTTTGAAAAGACTTTTTGGTTTTACATTTTTTGGGGTGGCGTGTATGAGGGTGCAGTTTGTGCATAAGGTAACGCAATGTTTCCTTGGTGGGAAGACACCAAGGCATCTGGGAGGGTGCCGGAGGCATTCAATCGAACGCCGCGGAGGTGCGGCGGATCAATCTAAGGGGGAAGGATGAAACGCGTTTACGCATGTTTTGCGCTCGGTTTTCTGGCCTGCCTGCTGGCGACCGCGGATGTGGTCCATGCAGGCGGTTTTGCATTGTACGAATGGGGCAACCGCGCCCTGGGAATGGGGACCGCCAACTACGCCACCGGCAATGACGCTTCGGTCATCGCCTACAATCCGGCGCAGATGTCCCGTCTTGAAGGAACCAATGTCTATGGCGGCGTGACCGCGGTCTCTCCGTCTTCCGACGTCTACATCAACGGTGCAAAGAGCCAGACCCAGAACCAGGTTTTCGGCGTGCCGCACGGCTTCGCGACTCACCAGCTCAACGAAGACTGGACGATCGGCGTGGGCGTGTACACCCGGTTCGGCCTCGGCACCGACTACGACAGCACCTGGCCCGGCAAGACCTTGATTCAGGATGCCCTGCTGGAGTCCTTTTCCCTGACTCCGACCGTGTCCTATAAGATCAACGATTCCCTGTCCGTGGGCGGAGGACTCGAGGTTATCAAGGGGTCCTTCAAATTCCACAAGGCCACCGCTTTCGGCGGGACTTTCATGACCGATGTTGAGGGCACGTCCTTCGGCATGAACATGGGCCTGCTCTATGACATCAACGACATGTTTTCCCTGGGCCTGATGTACCGCTCTCCCGTGCATTTCGAAGGGACAGGCGACGTCTCCTCTTCCGGCAACCCCATTCCCGTGCTGAATTCCGAAGGCGACTGTACCATGACCGCCGATTTCCCGGCGAGCTACAGCGTTGGCCTTGGATTTAAGCCCATAGAGAATCTGACCTTTGAATTCGATGTGGTCTACACGCAGTGGGAACAGTTCGACCGTATCGAGTTCGATTTCGATAACTTTATCCTGAGCAAGGAGGAGATGGACTTCAACTACAAGTCCACCTGGCGCTTCCAGATCGGCGCGGAATATCTGCTTACCGACGCCTTCGCCGTGCGTGCCGGATACGTTTACGATCAGACTCCCATCCGGCATGATTACGCTTCCCCCATGCTGCCCGTTAACGACCGCCAGATGTTCACCTTGGGCGCAGGCTACAAGTGGGACAAGTGGACCGTGGACGTGGCCGGTATGTATATCGTCAGCAAAAACCGCAAAGGTATGACCATGAGCGACGGCTCCCATCATTTCGACGCGGATTTCAAGAACGGAAGGACCTGGGGTCTCGGTACCTCCATCGGCTACCACTTTTAGGCTCCGCCGAACGGAAAATGACAAACCCCGCTTCGGCGGGGTTTTTTGTTACTGTTCCCCTGTTTCCGGCTGCGACCTT
Protein-coding sequences here:
- a CDS encoding transporter substrate-binding domain-containing protein, with translation MAREHPPYQFLDGEGEPWGLDVEVARLVFSRLGREVAFVAGDWGDTLAGLRLGKMDCVTGVEIYRNHGRGNFSFTSPYYNRKAVIFVHQGDPDIFEAADLVSKVVAGDRSSYVEQYLYLRGLLKSIRIVKTKGIDQSMQLLAEGRVVAVIAPMAVGLLLAERHGVSVRIMDVGDPGSPVGFAVEKGDEDLRLRLEEALEALKREGALKSVLARWGALSSSSSRRLPAPCLAGPVSGPAD
- a CDS encoding iron-sulfur cluster-binding protein is translated as MSLRNCRTVKVLNVSPIGQSKTAGEFFELTLERPDWGGWKPGQFVMIRPTAWDLDMVWGRPFSICSGDDASVTLFIQAVGRGTRRIAALEPGDKVSMWGPLGNSFAVEPDTPTLLLAGGIGIAPFRGYVEQHPHPENLSLFLAHRLPLDCYPFELMSRTVPSRCMLEAKPSDLDCIIETMRGLIEEFAGKGGLVLSCGPTPFMRTVQRFAKEYGARAQVSLENRMACGVGACLGCVIKDGEGHHVQVCTRGPVFWADQVEI
- a CDS encoding dihydroorotate dehydrogenase; translation: MDMQVNFGGLSLKNPVMTASGTFGFGLEFAPYGDLTRLGGIVAKGLSLKPREGNPMPRIAETPCGMLNAIGIQNPGVEHFVTKALPMLPWKDVAVIANLYACDATEFGELAGVLAGEEGVAALEVNVSCPNVKEGGIAFGQDPVQIGRVTEAVKKKAGDKHVMVKLSPNVTDIAVCARAAAEGGADSLSLINTLSGMAVDIRNRKPRIANVIAGLSGPAIKPVALRCVHQVVHAVDIPVVGIGGIASAEDALEFILVGAQAVQVGTANFLRPDFAFGLADEMESLLSELGAASLDEFRGSLQLPI
- a CDS encoding peptidase U32 family protein, yielding MSNKHIPEIMAPAGDGNAFLAAVAAGADAVYVGLKHFSARMQAQNFSISELARLASLGRDRGTKTYVAMNTLVKPQDVESAGRLIDRLQKNVKPFALIVQDLAMLTLARQAGFTGELHLSTLANVTHPAGLEIAKKLGANRVVLPRELNLDEVKLMAEACPKDLDLEIFVHGALCHCVSGRCYWSSYLGGKSGLRGRCVQPCRRLYTQGKDKPERLFSCSDLSLDVLTKPLLSMNRVTAWKIEGRKKGPHYVYYTVKAYQMLRDNPQDGQAKKTAMELLDQALGRPSSHALFLPQRPFQPVQPKEETSSGRLIGEIKRDQKKLFFEPREQLETGDLVRVGYEDQPGHRTIPIRRRVPKRGRMDIPFSKQHTGPALPTGTKVFLVDRREPELMKRIKELEKELDFFPAPEPKESTFTPTWPKAAPRSRTRTRSEAVTLYRQPSKGKIWDRAAYWLERSIVGKVPSKIASRAQWWLPPVIWPDEDKKYRSVIKEAVRKGVREFVLNAPWQAAYFEDRKNVTIIAGPFCNIANKFALDVLRDLGFSGAIISPELPLEDLQALAQNPPLPLGFVVKGMWPFGISRFLADTVPFDEAVKSPMHEVAFVRKYGQNNWIFPGWELDLTKETRTLEKLGFKTFVTMLEPWPRNVPRPNRTSEFNWRLKLL